The Candidatus Binatia bacterium region GACGTCGAAGAGCCGCGCGGCGCCAGCCGCGACCAGATCATAGCCGTCATTCGGCGGCTGACACACAATGAACCGGGACGTTGGGTGAACATCGACGTCCTGGAGACGGCGCTCAAGCACGAAGGCTTCTCTCGGCCGCCCGGCTCGCCACGTTTGGTGACCCGCTTGCGCAATATCAAGGACGTCGAGGTCGACGCCCACGGCCGCGTGCGCATCGCCCGAGCTGCGGCCGACGCAATGGCCACTGACACCGGCGCGCCAAACGGCGAGTCATGAGCGAGCACGGCCTGTGCCCGACCCTGCGCAGCTTGCGCCAACATCGCCTGCCAACCTGGTACGACGACACCAAGTTCGGCATCTTCATCCACTGGAGCGTGTCGTCGGTGATCGGCTGGGCGCTGCGCCTTCGCTGTTTGCACACCGAGCGGGTGATTCATGACGACCTTCGCACCAGATTCTTGCTCCGGGACGTAGCCCATGCCTTCGCAGACCGTTCTCTTGCAGCCAGCGATCGGCAGGGGCTCTGGGCGTCAGGCACCTACTCCTTTAGGTTCTCCATCGGATATCTCGGCGTGCCCTCGGCGTAGAGCTAGAAGAACTCGGAGCCCATCGGATCCTGTCCCAGAATCGGCATCGAGCCGCGGCGGGCGACCGCAGGTCCGCGATCCGGTCGAGGATGCGCCGGAACAGCTCCTGCGGCACCGCCACCTCCGCCATCTGGAAGACAAGGTAGCGCCCGTGGGCCACCACCTTTGCGCCGATTTTCATCACCTGTTCCCGCAGACTCGTCAGCAACCAACGCTCGACCTCGCCCGGCAGAGCCAGTGTGCGCAGGAAGTTGGACAGGTTGTTGGCCAAGGCGTGCCGGCTTAACGGAACCGCTTTATATGTCACCGGCACATTCAGATCCTACCCCCGTTGATCGAGACGCGCCGTCGCCGCATCATATGCAGTGACGGCGCCGTTTGACGGAGGCGGGACGCCATGGCCGACAACATACTGGGACGGGCAGAGGTTACGAGGAGAGAGTTCATGGCGACCACATTGGCGGCCGGCTTCGCGCTGGCCGTACAGCCCATTTCGGCTCAGACCATCACTACCGACGCCACCGACCTGACGGC contains the following coding sequences:
- a CDS encoding alpha-L-fucosidase, with translation MSEHGLCPTLRSLRQHRLPTWYDDTKFGIFIHWSVSSVIGWALRLRCLHTERVIHDDLRTRFLLRDVAHAFADRSLAASDRQGLWASGTYSFRFSIGYLGVPSA